The sequence TACCCATGCGGTCCCCAGGACACCAGCCATTCGCGGATGGTGCGCAGCTGCTGGACTCGGGGACAACAGCATCTTGGGGCTTGGCACTCCTTGGGCATTTGAGATGCCCATCCTCTTCTACTGCCCGCTGtgtctcctgctttctttttttctttttctttttccttggagACTCTTCCATGGCCTCTGGATCACCATCACCCATGGGAGAGCAGCTGCTTGGAAGTGAGAGGCAGCAGTCAGCTCTGAGCAAATTGGAAGGGGAGCAGGAGCGCACAGACACCCGCCTGCAACATGGAGAAGGTGCCACCCCAGCTGTGACCCAGTGCACGCAGGTCCCTGCAACATTCTTCCCCCCACACGCATTAGCGGACGCTCCACACGCAGCCACGGAGACAGTAGAGGGAAAACCAGTCGCGTTTCCCATCCTAACTGAGCCAAGCCTGTTGACGCCAATGTGCAGGCTACTGTGACCTGATGAAACGGCAGATCCTGGCCTGGCCCGGGACACCTGATCCAGCATCCTTGAACGGCCCTGCACATACAATGATGGACACTACTGTCCACACCACTGTCGCTTCAAGGATCAATCCACTGGTATTTATCAGaggagatattttttcttttttctttttttttagacagggtttagctgtcacccaggctgtagtgcagtgacgcgatctcagctcactgcaacctccacctcctgggctcaaaccatcctcccacctcagcctcctgagtagctgggactataggtgcatgccaccatgcccaaccaatttttgtttttggtagagaaagggCTTttccatattgcctaggctggtctcaaactcctgggttgaagtgatccacccgcctcagcctcccaaagtgctaggattacaggtgtgagccaccacacccagccagaggAGACATCTGATCACAAATCCACATTTTAGAAAACCACGCAAGCAGACTACGTTTCCAGACCATACCTACTTGGGGGTAGattctgtggttttgctttgtttctcgTCAGAGGTAGACAGATGCCACTTTGCTCCTGCCCTTACCTGTGCCGAAGTGGGTCCTGGTGCAGGCCGCCTTCTTCACCAAGACCTTCTGCTCCTTTCCTCCTCCGCTTCCTGCTGCTCGCGTGGTGGCCGTCCGTAACACATCCCACCTGCTGGCCATTCACCTGTGGCTGTGTGCCATCTTCCTGCCGTCTGACAGCGGGCAGCTGTGCCTGGCCCTCCCTCCTGTACATGGGGCTCCCAGGCTGTCTCTGTGTCTGCCCCTCCTGCAGGGCGCTGGCAGCTGTGTCCTCCGGGcgcttcttcttcttcctcttcctcttcccgtGGGGAGCCGCAGTGGCCTCCCTGATGTGCTGTGGGAGGCGCGTCTCTGAGCCCAGCCTCTGCGGCTCTCCCACAAAggtctttttcctcttctcagaGGGGCTCTGGGGGGGCTCACTGGCCTCTGGCAACTGGTGTGGAAGAGACACAAGGTCCTCGTTGACCTGAGGCAGCGCCGTCGAGATGGAGGAGCAGCTCCGTGGTTCTGACGTCCCTGGGGGCTTGGGGGTACTGGACAGCaatgtggggtgggggctgaaGGGGGGTTGCAGGCGGCTGGATGATTGGGGAGCAGGTGACACAGCCCTGTGGGGACAGCCAGGAAACAGGGAGAGGATGTTCTGAAAGACCCAGCAGAGCTGTTCCTTCTGTCtaccctcactcccctccctttCACCTAAAAATCTGAAAAGGCTTTTACCCTGTAGTTTTCAGATACACATTAAGTTACATGTATGTTTGAAAGAAAGCTAACAATTAATTCAACATCTATTTAAATGCAAagttggccaggtacagtggctcatgcctataattccagcactttgggaagccaaggtggctggatcacctgaggtcagaagtttgagaccagcctagccaacatggtgaaaccccatctctactaaaaatacaaaattagccgggcgtggtggcacacgcctgtaatctcagctagtcaggagactgaggcaggagaatcgcttgaacctgggaggtggaggttgcagtgagccgaatcgcgccactgcactccagcctgggcgacaaagcaagactccgtctcaaaaaaaaaaaaaaccaaaaaaacaaaaacaaaaacaaaaaaaaaaaaacaaagttaccTAGGtggtgggttgataggtgcagcaaaccaccatggcacctctgtaacaaacctttacatcctgcacatgtaccctggaacttaaaataactgatccctgagatttaaaaaaaaaaaaaaaaaaaaaaaaaaaagcaagccaacacgtgattttaaaagtcaaaaaaaaaatttttttttttttaaaaggcaaagttAATAAGAATTGTTCCATGCCTTAGTTTCTTGTCACCAAGCAATTCAAGTATTTTTGCGAGCTCTAATGTAAAAACATCTTTAATACAAATGTGTTAAGGGAGGAAACCTTCACGAAACAATAAatggtaaggaaaaaaaagatccCGTGAGGATTTATTTTCCAACCTCCGAAAGTCTCAGGGTGTTCCCGGGCAGGAAATGAGCCTCATAAGGAAAGCAAGTGTTGAGCTGGCCTAATGACACCTCCACATTACCGTCATTAGGACGCTGAAACCGGGACACAGATGCGTAGAGCAGAATCATGAGCAAGGCGTGTCCGGGACAGGATCTAGTGCCGAACCCAGTGAGGCTCCCTCTTGCCAGCTATGTGTCTCTAGGAAAATTAACTTCCCACTCTGAACCACCATGTTCTCATTTGTCAATGAGCTGGGACCACAAAGCCCACCTCCCAGGGTTCCTGCAGAAAACAGGACCCCCGTCATCATCTAAACAAACTATAAGGGCCATGCCAGCTGCACGATGTTTGATTACTCTAAGTGTCTTCTGGAATCTTTTCCAAAAAAGCTTATAAGGCAAGAAACGAAAAACACCCAAACACTTAAGGCCCTCCCACGTACACAAATCTTATGCTAGGTATAGGGCAGaggtgtgcttgtgtgtgtatatgtgagagGAGAGTAAGGCAGAGGCTGTGGGCGACGCACAGTCATACCTCGCCCTCATGTAGCACTGGAGATTCTAGAACTAGAACCCAGCGCCGAGGCCACCAGTACAGTCCCCGCAGGCCGCCTCATGACTCACCCCATCTTTCACTGCTTCCGTCCCCACTCCCAGCGGCTTCCAGACAGCCATTTACCAGTTACTCTCAACTTCCTGCCACTCGAGGCACCTAAGAGACGCAGGCAGCCCCTGCGGACCAGGGCCCACATGCACAGGGAAGGGGCTGCATCTCTGGCAGGTGTCTGCAGAGGAACCCGAGAGCCCTGAGACAGTTCTTAACCTGCATGACGCTAGCAGGCAAGACGTCCCACAAAAAACGCTCGGGACTCCGAGCTCACTCAAGCCTCTCGCCAAGGCCTCACTTCGCCTTTCTCTTCGACTGGGAAGTACTGTCATGGGGCTGGTAGGGATACAGGACAGGTCAGTCCCCAGCACACCACATCACCACAAGGATGTCGCAGACAGACCACCAACAAAGACAGAACTAAGACATCAGGACTGCAGAGGCCGAACTGCCTTCACCACCCAAAGCTCCTTTACCACAGGGGAACACAGAAGAGGGGGATCTTGGTCAGTGACGCCCCCCTGTACCTCCTGGCTGCCCCAATGCTTTGTCTGTCCTGTGAGGTTGGCGATTCGTCCAACTCCTCACCAGCCAAGCACACGCAACCACAGGGAGAACCAGTTGGCACCCAGAAGATCCCGGCCCAAAGCTTACCTGGCTCTATGGACGGGCCAAGTGGAGGCAACGACGGGGTGAGAGGTTTTCATGGGGTGGGTGAGGTCGGAGGATGGTGAGGGGGGAGGTGGACGGAGGTCATTGCCGGTCGCCCTCCACAGGGTGCTGGCCTGCAGTTATCGACATAAATAAAAACTTGGTGGTCTAAAAAAGGTTTCCGTGAGTGAAGAGggaaaacaaaagtaacaaaaaatgaaaataaaaacaaaagagcccagaaaaaaagatgaggagacagaagaagacaaaaaggggaggtgaggggcaggggAATGGTAGAAGAAGAACCAGAAAAGTATTTTTggttagaaacaaaaaaaaggaagaaaatttaaacaaaaatctcAGCACAACAATCACATCCACGTGCCGTGGCTGCCCAAGCTTCCTGCTGCAGAGGTGCCGGGCACCCCACTGGGGCTCTGCGCTTCCTGCCCGCCCCACCCCTGCTAGGGACACGTGCTGGTGGGGCCCACCCTCCCTCGGGTTCAGTCAGGATCTTCCACCTACTGTGAAAACAGGGAACTGCTACCTTGCCCAAACCTCCATGAGTCACATGAGCATCACCAGATCAGGGCTCTCTCAACACCCCATACTGCCTTCACCCCAAGATAGCCGTTCTTTAATTGCAAATGGCTGGGAACGACTAAAAGACACTTTGTTCCTCTAACATGAGGGAGGCCAAAGCCCCCGGACAATGTTCTCACTCCCTTCAAACCACAACCAAGCAACTCTTGGAGCTCTCCTGATACACAGCAGCGGCGAGACCCCCACACACCCACCTTCTTGGCAGAAAGGGCCAGTTTTTTGGCTGGTGGAGGAGACATGGTGCTTGCAGGCTCAGTGGTGGTGTTGCTCAGGACAGGGGACTTCAGCTTCACCGTCTTAGAATCTGCTCCACTTGGCGGCGTTTTGGAGTGGCCAGCGGTGGAACAGTTCGTTTCCTGAGAATCGCAGAGATGGGCCGCTCCACTCCTGGGGGTCTGGGGGGCCTTGGTGGAGTCGCTGCTGGCCGAGTGCTCTGGGCTGGAGCTGCTGGAGCCCCTCCTGTCGAGGCCAGCGCTCTCGTCGTTCCCCTTCAGCCCATGCCCGTTggcagtggctgtagccaggagCTTAGGTGAGGTAGAGAGGACAACATCCCTGCTGTCCCAGGAGCCCTGCCTTTGGCTCCCAGATCTGCTGCTATTCGAGTTGCTGGTCCCAGGCAGCCCCTGAGCAGTTCTGGGGGAAAAGTGCTGTGGAGGAGCTGGCTTCTTCACCTTCTTTCCAGGGTCGTCTAGGATGGTTGgcatgtgtgtgggtgtctgGGAGAGTTTGGGGGAAGGGGACCCCGAGGGCAGCTTTGGAGGAATGCAGCCGTTCTGGGACTTCAGGCCCAGGGTGGAGCCATTCCTGGATATGGGCACACCAATCTCTTCAGTGGTGTGCGGCTTCTTCATCGTCCCAGAGTCTTGTCGCTAAGGAGACCAAAGCAGAAAACACAACTGAGGAAGCGAGAAGTCTCAGCTGGGCCACATCTTCTTAAGGCCACAGTGAATCTTAGTAGCAGGCATGGCCTCTGATTAGCATGCTCAAGATAAATTATTTATCTGGACTCTTGGTAAAGACACTGTGGCTTCTCTGAACAATTCTGGTGTTCTGTGACATCCCAAGAACAGGGACCACAgccgtgtaccaccacacctggctaatttctgtatttttgacagagatggggtttcaccatgttggccaggctggtctcaaacttctggcctcgagcagtccacctgcctcagcctccagaagtgttgggattacaggtgtgagccatagcacctggcctGAATACATATCTTTATGGCCACCTTTACTATAAAACCAGTACATTTTCATCAAGATTtgggaagagaaaaaagtataaaggaagaaatttaGCAAAGTTCCATCACCTAAACATAACCATGCATTAACATTCTAGTGCTTtcttttttcaatcttttcttccAAATGGTTCTGGCCTGAAGAGTTGCATCCCAGTTTTATCTTAAAGCTATTATCTCAAGCATTTTTATGGGCGATAACtctcaataaatatctttaagacagagccttgctctgttgcccaggctggagtgcagtggcatgatgatgtcatcataactcactgcagcctcaaccttctgggctcaagagatcctcccacttcagctgcCCAACTGGCTAGGACTATAGGAGTAGACCACCACACCCgaataattattactattttgtagagatggggatcttgctatgttgccccggctagccttgaattcctgagctcaagcaatcctcccaccctggcctctcaaagtgctgggattacaggcctgagcaacTGCACCCTGCCTGTCGGCCTGTCTTTGACattttactatatatactatgtactaCTGATACACATTAACTGTATGGTTAATTTATATAAGCTATATTGTCTCCAActgttgaaattaaaaatactgtacagtatatgtgtgtgtatccttTACCCTTCAGAGCACTTATTACAACTGCATAGAAATAACTTATTATTCTGTATTTAGATGCTGAATGTCAGCCTTCCCCTGCTTGACCAAGAGGCTGTACCCGTTATCTCTCTCGTTCCCACTGCAGCCCTCACCAGCAACTCAAGGGTCTGGTATAGAGTCggtgcttaaaaaatatttgttgagctttTCCTGTACTTAGTACTCCATGCTAATTTTCTGGAAATGGAATTACAAGGCTAAttttctggaaatgaaattacagatttcattttcatgaaatCTGATGCAAAATGCCAAACTGCTTTTACTATACTCCAGCCACatctatttttcaaaacatttgctAATTTGACACTCGTTTGGGCTATTACCACTTTAACATTCATATTCTCTGCACATGCACTAAAGTGATCTTCATTTGAATGAGATCTTTTGTTTACAAATGTTAACCTTTTGTTGACAATATTTTACAAGGTTTTATTGCTTCATTTGTTTGTAGTAAATTATGTACAAAAATGTAAATCTTAGTCAATTCATAATTCTTCTACATTTTATCCTTCAACTTTAAGCATACAAAGTCTTCTTCCCTTCCCAGAGGTTAAGAATTTACCTCTATTTTCttccaagttttgttttgttccctaCATTCTATTCTTTGTTAATACTGTTTTCTAAAAGGAATTCATCTTTCCACTGCACCGCAAAGCCGTTTCACTGGCTGAACATTTCCATACACACTAGAACTTGCACCATGTCATTTAGAGTAAAACGGCTCGTCTGCTTGCAGTGTATTTGGAAAATCACGTTTGTAATGAAAATGCTCATGGTCAGTGAAGCGCCCCTGCAGGTGTGCCTGACACAGGGACTCTCCTTGAGCCAATCTCCACCCTCGGGCATCACTCTGCCCATGGAGTTCCTGTGGCAAGTGGggcttcctttgtttttctggggttttttgagacagggtctcattctgttgtccaggctggagcgcagtggcacaatgatagctcaatgcagccttgtgtttaagtgatcctcctgcctcaacctccaaacagctgggacaacagacgtgcaccaccacacctggctaatttttgcactttttttggagatggggttttggagatgggggtctttctatgttgcccaggctgcttcctttttttgagatggagtcccgctctgtcacccaggctggagtgcagtggcacaatctcagctcactgcaacctccacctcccgggttcaagcgattctcctacctcggcctctcgaatagctgggattacaggcgcacgccaccatgcccagctaacttttgtatttttagtagagacagggtctcaccatattggcaagctggtctcaaactcctgacctcaaatggtccacccacctcagcctcccaaagtgcccggcccccctcttcttttttttgtagacaaggtctcactctgtcaccttgCCTGGAATTCACcagcgtgatcatggctcactgcatacagcctcaacctcccgggttcaagtgatcctcccccaaCAGCTTACTGAATATTCTCTGTGCTGATGggatctatgttgcccaggctactttttaaatttgttttgagacagggtcttgctctgttgcccaggctggtgtggagtggtatgatcatgactcactcCAGCCTtaatctccctggctcaagtgatcctcccacctcagcctcctgagtagctgggaatacaggcacgtgccattaAACCTGGCtagcttttgcatttttagtagagacagggttttgcccaggttggtctcgaactcctgggatccaCTGATCTTCCCacatcggcttcccaaagtgttggaattacagacatgagtcacagTCCCAGGCCCAGGCTGCTTCCTAACTTCCTAGTCTGGGCTACAGTGACCACCAACTTTGCAATTATATCATGTATTTTACTGCCACTTCAATTCTAATGCTTCTAATTTCagcttctattttctttaatgtGAAGAGAAATACAGATGTACGTAAATGACCAAAACCCCTGCAGACTGTGAAAGGCCCTGACTGCCTGTGTGTGGGGTTCAACTCTTCATTCTAAAGGGAGAGGAAGACGATCCATCAAAAACAGTcatccaggccgggcacggtggctcatgcctgtatcccaggactctgggaggtcaagctgagcgaatcacttgaggtcaggagttccagaccagcctggccaacatggtgaaaccccatctctactaaaactacaaaaattagccgggagtgctggcgggcacctgtaattacagctactcaggaggcagaggcaggagaatcgcttgaacccaagaggcggaggctgcatagtggcagaggctgcagtgagctgagatggcgccactgcactccagcctcagtgacagagcgagactctgtctcaaaaaaaaaaaaaaaaaaaaaaaaagaaacagtcatCAAGAGGGTCCACCCCACTTCAAATGATCACTGTGTTCTAATGAGGAAACTGCTCATGAATCCACTTAGTGAAACTGAATTCTTAACAGTTCTAgcagaaaatttcaaatacacaCAAAGGTAACTTAGAGGGTAGTTCCTAATGGTTAACCTGTAACCACATAACCTTTATCATCCTCTCTCTGTATGtatatgtacgtgtgtatatatgtatgactATGTacgtatgcatatacacatatttctATTTCTGATCCATTTGAGTAAATTGCAGACATGATGTTcttttaccccaaaatatgtccatgtgtatttccaaagaacaaagacactctcttacataaccacagcAGAATTACccaaatcaggaaattaacattggtacaaaCTACTCACATTTTCCCCGTTAAATGTgagaacaggccgggcacagtggctcacgtctgtaatcccagcactttgggaggctgaggcgggtggatcaggaggtcagcagatagagaccatcctggctaataaagtgaaaccccgtctccactaaaaataaaaaaattagccatgcatggtggcacacgcctgtagtcccagctactcgggaggctgaggcaggagaatcgcttgaacctgggaggtggaggttgcagcgagccaaggttgcgccactgcactccagcctgggcgacagaatgagactccgtctcaaagaaaaaaaaaaaaggatattttttccTACACGCTTACGGTTAAGAGTTTGcttggtgcctgtaatcctggcactctgagaggccaagacaggagaattgcttgggctgaggagcttaagaccagccagggcaacatagtgagaccctgtctctacacaaaatttaaaaattagctgggtgtggtagtgcactgATAGTCCCGAATACTAGggatgctggggcaggagggtggcttgaatccaggagctcaAGCCTGCcctgaaccatgattgtgccactgtactccagtctgggtaacagagtgagaccctgtctccaaaaaaaaaagtttgcttggcattataaaggaaataaaaggagtGCACACAGAAAGTTTGCTTGGCACACCTGTCACGACACCTGTAAGTGGTGCTGGTCTCATGAGTAGAACAGATCTGTGAATGACAATTCTAATTTGTTGGGTCAGAATTTTCTCATTCATGTCTCCTCTTTCTCTATAGCCAATGTCAGCTGATGACCAGTTTAAGAAAtaacattggccgggcgcggtggctcatgcctgtaatcccagcactttgggaggccgaggcgggcagatcctgaggtcaggagatcgaaagcatcctggctaacacggtgaaaccccgtctctactaaaaatacaaaaaaaattagccgggcgtggttcgggcacctataatcccagctactagggaggctgaggcaggagaatggcgggaacccgggaggcagagcttgcagtgagccgagattggagatcgcaccactgcaccccagcctggatgacagagcgagactctgtctcgaaaaaaaaaaaaaaaaaaaaagaaaagaaaagaaataacatcaaCTAGAATAGTGCAAACTGCCTGCAAATTCCTTCCACTGTGGCCAACTTCCCAAGTGTGAGGAGGTCTGTGAGGAGCACCAAGACCAGCCACTTTGGCCTCCATCATTCTCACAAATACCTTTCCAGTCAGTGGGGAGGAAATAATCCCATTGCCGATGTTCTTCTTGGAGTGATCTGGAATCACACTCGGGCGGCCgggaagggaggaggagcctGTCCTGGAGATGAGGCCCTCGGGACTTTTCTTAGAGCCTGGAATTCtgtcaaaggaagaaaacaagtaGGGAATTCTCTTACTAGGCATTACAGAAACGGAGAGAATTAGAATAAGTTAAGGCGG comes from Homo sapiens chromosome 17, GRCh38.p14 Primary Assembly and encodes:
- the USP36 gene encoding ubiquitin carboxyl-terminal hydrolase 36 isoform 3 (isoform 3 is encoded by transcript variant 11); the encoded protein is MLCVMQNHIVQAFANSGNAIKPVSFIRDLKKIARHFRFGNQEDAHEFLRYTIDAMQKACLNGCAKLDRQTQATTLVHQIFGGYLRSRVKCSVCKSVSDTYDPYLDVALEIRQAANIVRALELFVKADVLSGENAYMCAKCKKKVPASKRFTIHRTSNVLTLSLKRFANFSGGKITKDVGYPEFLNIRPYMSQNNGDPVMYGLYAVLVHSGYSCHAGHYYCYVKASNGQWYQMNDSLVHSSNVKVVLNQQAYVLFYLRIPGSKKSPEGLISRTGSSSLPGRPSVIPDHSKKNIGNGIISSPLTGKRQDSGTMKKPHTTEEIGVPISRNGSTLGLKSQNGCIPPKLPSGSPSPKLSQTPTHMPTILDDPGKKVKKPAPPQHFSPRTAQGLPGTSNSNSSRSGSQRQGSWDSRDVVLSTSPKLLATATANGHGLKGNDESAGLDRRGSSSSSPEHSASSDSTKAPQTPRSGAAHLCDSQETNCSTAGHSKTPPSGADSKTVKLKSPVLSNTTTEPASTMSPPPAKKLALSAKKASTLWRATGNDLRPPPPSPSSDLTHPMKTSHPVVASTWPVHRARAVSPAPQSSSRLQPPFSPHPTLLSSTPKPPGTSEPRSCSSISTALPQVNEDLVSLPHQLPEASEPPQSPSEKRKKTFVGEPQRLGSETRLPQHIREATAAPHGKRKRKKKKRPEDTAASALQEGQTQRQPGSPMYRREGQAQLPAVRRQEDGTQPQVNGQQVGCVTDGHHASSRKRRRKGAEGLGEEGGLHQDPLRHSCSPMGDGDPEAMEESPRKKKKKKRKQETQRAVEEDGHLKCPRSAKPQDAVVPESSSCAPSANGWCPGDRMGLSQAPPVSWNGERESDVVQELLKYSSDKAYGRKVLTWDGKMSAVSQDAIEDSRQARTETVVDDWDEEFDRGKEKKIKKFKREKRRNFNAFQKLQTRRNFWSVTHPAKAASLSYRR
- the USP36 gene encoding ubiquitin carboxyl-terminal hydrolase 36 isoform 5 (isoform 5 is encoded by transcript variant 13), with translation MQKACLNGCAKLDRQTQATTLVHQIFGGYLRSRVKCSVCKSVSDTYDPYLDVALEIRQAANIVRALELFVKADVLSGENAYMCAKCKKKVPASKRFTIHRTSNVLTLSLKRFANFSGGKITKDVGYPEFLNIRPYMSQNNGDPVMYGLYAVLVHSGYSCHAGHYYCYVKASNGQWYQMNDSLVHSSNVKVVLNQQAYVLFYLRIPGSKKSPEGLISRTGSSSLPGRPSVIPDHSKKNIGNGIISSPLTGKRQDSGTMKKPHTTEEIGVPISRNGSTLGLKSQNGCIPPKLPSGSPSPKLSQTPTHMPTILDDPGKKVKKPAPPQHFSPRTAQGLPGTSNSNSSRSGSQRQGSWDSRDVVLSTSPKLLATATANGHGLKGNDESAGLDRRGSSSSSPEHSASSDSTKAPQTPRSGAAHLCDSQETNCSTAGHSKTPPSGADSKTVKLKSPVLSNTTTEPASTMSPPPAKKLALSAKKASTLWRATGNDLRPPPPSPSSDLTHPMKTSHPVVASTWPVHRARAVSPAPQSSSRLQPPFSPHPTLLSSTPKPPGTSEPRSCSSISTALPQVNEDLVSLPHQLPEASEPPQSPSEKRKKTFVGEPQRLGSETRLPQHIREATAAPHGKRKRKKKKRPEDTAASALQEGQTQRQPGSPMYRREGQAQLPAVRRQEDGTQPQVNGQQVGCVTDGHHASSRKRRRKGAEGLGEEGGLHQDPLRHSCSPMGDGDPEAMEESPRKKKKKKRKQETQRAVEEDGHLKCPRSAKPQDAVVPESSSCAPSANGWCPGDRMGLSQAPPVSWNGERESDVVQELLKYSSDKAYGRKVLTWDGKMSAVSQDAIEDSRQARTETVVDDWDEEFDRGKEKKIKKFKREKRRNFNAFQKLQTRRNFWSVTHPAKAASLSYRR
- the USP36 gene encoding ubiquitin carboxyl-terminal hydrolase 36 isoform X9 codes for the protein MILYWSPKYFRAPGVWEVPWLDRQTQATTLVHQIFGGYLRSRVKCSVCKSVSDTYDPYLDVALEIRQAANIVRALELFVKADVLSGENAYMCAKCKKKVPASKRFTIHRTSNVLTLSLKRFANFSGGKITKDVGYPEFLNIRPYMSQNNGDPVMYGLYAVLVHSGYSCHAGHYYCYVKASNGQWYQMNDSLVHSSNVKVVLNQQAYVLFYLRIPGSKKSPEGLISRTGSSSLPGRPSVIPDHSKKNIGNGIISSPLTGKRQDSGTMKKPHTTEEIGVPISRNGSTLGLKSQNGCIPPKLPSGSPSPKLSQTPTHMPTILDDPGKKVKKPAPPQHFSPRTAQGLPGTSNSNSSRSGSQRQGSWDSRDVVLSTSPKLLATATANGHGLKGNDESAGLDRRGSSSSSPEHSASSDSTKAPQTPRSGAAHLCDSQETNCSTAGHSKTPPSGADSKTVKLKSPVLSNTTTEPASTMSPPPAKKLALSAKKASTLWRATGNDLRPPPPSPSSDLTHPMKTSHPVVASTWPVHRARAVSPAPQSSSRLQPPFSPHPTLLSSTPKPPGTSEPRSCSSISTALPQVNEDLVSLPHQLPEASEPPQSPSEKRKKTFVGEPQRLGSETRLPQHIREATAAPHGKRKRKKKKRPEDTAASALQEGQTQRQPGSPMYRREGQAQLPAVRRQEDGTQPQVNGQQVGCVTDGHHASSRKRRRKGAEGLGEEGGLHQDPLRHSCSPMGDGDPEAMEESPRKKKKKKRKQETQRAVEEDGHLKCPRSAKPQDAVVPESSSCAPSANGWCPGDRMGLSQAPPVSWNGERESDVVQELLKYSSDKAYGRKVLTWDGKMSAVSQDAIEDSRQARTETVVDDWDEEFDRGKEKKIKKFKREKRRNFNAFQKLQTRRNFWSVTHPAKAASLSYRR
- the USP36 gene encoding ubiquitin carboxyl-terminal hydrolase 36 isoform X4: MNFYMGEHTYESCGDGVPAPQKVLFPTERLSLRWERVFRVGAGLHNLGNTCFLNATIQCLTYTPPLANYLLSKEHARSCHQGSFCMLCVMQNHIVQAFANSGNAIKPVSFIRDLKKIARHFRFGNQEDAHEFLRYTIDAMQKACLNGCAKLDRQTQATTLVHQIFGGYLRSRVKCSVCKSVSDTYDPYLDVALEIRQAANIVRALELFVKADVLSGENAYMCAKCKKKVPASKRFTIHRTSNVLTLSLKRFANFSGGKITKDVGYPEFLNIRPYMSQNNGDPVMYGLYAVLVHSGYSCHAGHYYCYVKASNGQWYQMNDSLVHSSNVKVVLNQQAYVLFYLRIPGSKKSPEGLISRTGSSSLPGRPSVIPDHSKKNIGNGIISSPLTGKRQDSGTMKKPHTTEEIGVPISRNGSTLGLKSQNGCIPPKLPSGSPSPKLSQTPTHMPTILDDPGKKVKKPAPPQHFSPRTAQGLPGTSNSNSSRSGSQRQGSWDSRDVVLSTSPKLLATATANGHGLKGNDESAGLDRRGSSSSSPEHSASSDSTKAPQTPRSGAAHLCDSQETNCSTAGHSKTPPSGADSKTVKLKSPVLSNTTTEPASTMSPPPAKKLALSAKKASTLWRATGNDLRPPPPSPSSDLTHPMKTSHPVVASTWPVHRARAVSPAPQSSSRLQPPFSPHPTLLSSTPKPPGTSEPRSCSSISTALPQVNEDLVSLPHQLPEASEPPQSPSEKRKKTFVGEPQRLGSETRLPQHIREATAAPHGKRKRKKKKRPEDTAASALQEGQTQRQPGSPMYRREGQAQLPAVRRQEDGTQPQVNGQQVGCVTDGHHASSRKRRRKGAEGLGEEGGLHQDPLRHSSCSPMGDGDPEAMEESPRKKKKKKRKQETQRAVEEDGHLKCPRSAKPQDAVVPESSSCAPSANGWCPGDRMGLSQAPPVSWNGERESDVVQELLKYSSDKAYGRKVLTWDGKMSAVSQDAIEDSRQARTETVVDDWDEEFDRGKEKKIKKFKREKRRNFNAFQKLQTRRNFWSVTHPAKAASLSYRR